The genomic DNA CCATGGTCAACCGCTACACGGCGGACCGCCGCATCCGTAGCGACGATGCCTATACGGCGGGCGGCGAAGGCGGCAAGCGGCCGGACCGCTGCACCGTCGTCTACGCCCAACGCTGCCGCGAGGCGTTCAAGGACGTACCGATCGTGCTCGGCGGCATCGAGGCCTCGCTGCGCCGGATCGCACATTACGACTATTGGTCCGACAAGGTGCGCCGCTCGGTGCTGGCCGACGCCAAGGCTGACCTGCTGCTCTACGGCAATGCCGAGCGCGCCGTCGTCGAAGTCGCGCAGCGGCTCGCCGCGGGTGAAGCGCCGCGGGCGCTCGACGACATCAGGGGCGTCGCGCTGTTCCGGAAAGTCCCGGAGGATTACACCGAGCTGCTCGCCGACGATCTCGATTCCGCCGACGAGGGCGCGACGCGCCAAAAGGGCGCGACCGTGATCCGGCTGCCGGCGCTGGAGCAGGTCGAGCAGGACAAGGAAGCCTATGCGCGGGCCTCACGCGTGCTGCATCGGGAGAGCAACCCCGGCAATGCGCGGCCGCTGGTGCAGCGCCATGGCGACCGTGACCTCTGGCTCAACCCGCCGCCGATCCCGCTGAGCAGCGAGGAGATGGACGCGGTCTACGATCTGCCCTACGCCCGCGCGCCGCATCCGTCCTATGGCGATGCGAAGATCCCGGCCTGGGACATGATCAAGTTCTCGGTGACGATCATGCGCGGCTGTTTCGGCGGCTGCACCTTCTGCTCGATCACCGAGCACGAAGGCCGGATCATCCAGAACCGATCCGAAGGTTCTATTTTGCGCGAGATCGAAAAAATCCGCGACAAGACGCCCGGCTTCACCGGCGTGATCTCCGACATCGGCGGCCCCACCGCCAACATGTACCGGATGGCCTGCAAGGATCCGAAGGTAGAAGCCGCGTGCCGGCGGCCGTCCTGCGTCTTCCCCGAGATCTGCCCGAACCTCAACACCTCGCATGACGATCTCATCAGGCTCTATCGCAAGGTGCGCGAGACCAAAGGCATCAAGAAGGTGATGGTCGCCTCCGGCGTGCGCTACGACCTCGCGGTCGAGAGCCCGGAATACATCAAGGAGCTCGTCACCCATCACGTCGGCGGCTATTTGAAGATCGCGCCTGAGCATACCGAGCGCGGCCCGCTCGACAAGATGATGAAGCCGGGCATCGGCGCCTACAACAAGTTCAAGCGGATGTTCGACGAAGCCGCTGAACGCGCCGGCAAGAAATATTACCTGATCCCCTATTTCATCGCGGCGCATCCGGGCACGACCGACGAGGACATGATGAACCTCGCGCTGTGGCTGAAGAAGAACCGCTATCGCGCCGATCAGGTGCAGACCTTCCTGCCCTCGCCGATGGCGACAGCGACCGCGATGTATCACACCGGCGTCAATCCCTTGCGCGGCGTGCGGCACGGCGGCAGCGACAAGGTCGAGGCGATCAAGGGCCTGCGCCAGCGCCGGCTGCACAAGGCATTCCTGCGCTACCACGATCCTGATAATTGGCCGGTGCTGCGCGAGGCCTTGATCGAGATGGGTCGCCGCGACCTGATCGGCTCGCAGCCGCATCAGCTCGTCCCCGCGCATCAGCCGCCCGGTACCGGCAAGGCCGCCGGCACGCGGCGGCCGGTGCGGTCGGGCGACAAGGCGCAGCGGTTCACGACCAAGGGTCTGCGGGTCATGAAGTAGCGGTTGGCGCGGCTCCTAAAGAGCCAGCACCACCTCGCCCGACACCGCATCGGTCACGCCGCGGCCGTTGCCCTGGTCCTCGAGCACCGACCTGAAACTGTCGAGCGTCTTGATCATCGCCGGACGCGCCGCGATCATCGCGTCCTGACTTGACCAGGTGCCGATCAGGCAGAAGGTCTGCTCGCCGGTCTTGATGATGACGCCATGCTCGAGGCCCGGCCATTTCGCCTTGCCGTTCCGGTGCGCGTCGAGGAAGGCGGCTTCCTCGCCCTGCTTCACCCTGAACTTCACCACATTGTAAACCTGCATGACGCGCCTCCAAAAAAAATGGATGGATGAAAACGGGCGCCGCGCGAGGTGACGGACGAAAAGTCCACGCGGTGCCTGGCCGATTGTTGTCCCGGCGCGCGACGGCGTCACCGTGACAAATCGGCATGGCGGTGTCGGTCTTCATGCCTGCCGAAACAAAAAGCCGAAAACAACCCCATGCACAGTAGCCGGCATGAGCGGAATCAATGGGTTAGCGCGTAGCAAAATTGGGAGAACGTCATAGGCCTTGGCAGCGATTGACATTTGAGCTATCACGCAACATATAAAGTTACATGAAACGAGATTCCCGACTGTCCGGCGTGCTCCATGTGCTCTTGCACATGACGCAACACCCCGGCCCGTTTACGTCCGAGACGCTGGCGAAAGCCATGGACACCAACCCCGTGGTGATCCGCCGCATCATGGCGGGCCTGCGCGACCTCGGTTACGTCCACTCCGAGAAAGGCCATGGCGGCGGCTGGACGCTGGCGTGCGACCTCTCGAAGGTGACGCTGCGCGACGTCTATGCCGCGCTTGGCAGCCCGGCGTTGCTGGCGATGGGCAATCGCACGGAAGCGCCGGGTTGCCTGGTCGAGAAGGCCGTCAACGCCGCGCTCGATCAGGCCTTTGCCGATGCGGAAGCGCTGCTGCTGTCGCGGCTCGGCGAGGTGACCCTGGCGATGCTGAGCGAGGATTTTCGCAAGCGCCTCGGCTCCCGCAAGCTTCAAGGCATCAGCGCACATCACGCCTGATGCCGGCCTAGCCAAGGACAACGCAATGACCAGCATTCAAGATATGTTCTCCGATCCGCAAGCCGTGACGACCTACACCGAGGGACCGCCGCGCTTCGTTCCCGGCTACAATTCCATGCTGTCGATGGCGACGATCCTGCTGGCCGAGCGCGCGCGTGAGGATGCACGGATCCTCGTGCTCGGCGCCGGCGGCGGCCTCGAGTTGAAGACGTTTGCGCAGGCGCAGCCCGCCTGGCGTTTCGACGGCGTGGATCCGTCCGCGGCGATGCTGGCGCTCGCACGGAAAACCCTGGGCCCACTCGCATCGCGCGCACATCTTCATCAAGGCTATATCGACGACGCGCCGCAGGGGCCGTTCGACGGTGCGAGCTGCCTGCTCACCCTGCACTTCGTGGACGTCACGGAGCGACGCCGCATTGCCTCGGAAATCCGCCGACGGCTCAAGCCGGGCGCGCCCTTCGTGGTCGCGCATTTGAGCGCGCCCGACGGCGAGGAGGAACGCCCGCGATGGCTGTCGCGGTACTCCGCGTTCCTCGCTTTCTCCGGCGTCGAGCCCGACAAGGCGGCAGCCGCGCGGGACGCCGTCACCAACCATCTGGACATCCTCACGCCCGCGCAGGACGAAGCGGTTTTGCGCGACGCCGGCTTCGCCGAGCCGACCCTGTTCTACACCGGCTTCACGTTCCGCGGTTGGGTGGCCTACGCGTGAGGCGGCACGGCTTTGTCATCTCTGCAGGGATGCAACCGCTGAAGCGATCCTGCCTCGGGACATGAACCGACTGCGAAGCGTTATCTGCGGGAGATCGAATTCATCGGTGTTCATGAAAGCAGCCGATCCAAGCGAACACACAGGTTTTTCCGCGCAGGAGTTTCTTCATGGGCTCACGGAACCATTGTTCCTCGAGGCCATTGGCTCACTGACACAAGCTTCATTCAGGAGATACTTCATGAGAATATTCACAGTCTTGGCCGCCGCAGCCGGCACCCTCATGGTAACGGCTGCTTCGGCAGCACCGCTTACCCTCAGCACGTCGTCCGCGCCGGAAAGCAACCTTCAAAACGTTCGCATGGTGTGCAACGAAGACGGACGGTGCTGGCGCGAGCGCAGCGAAAGACGCGTCATCATCCGCGAAGGCCGCGATGCCTACGGATATGCACCGCGTGAGCGCTACATCGAGCGGCGTGGCTATGAGGAACGCAGCGGCGTTGGCTTCCGTGCTCCGGGCGTAAGTGTCGGAATCGGCACCTACTGAGCGGCGAAGCGAGTGGATTCAAGAGGCCGCGGTGCAAACCGCGGCCTTTTTGTTTGATTCTCAGGCGATCGGCGAGCCAAGCAGCGCCGGCCCAGCTGGGCAAGCCAGGGTATCGGACGCTTTCGACAGAGCTCGCGCACGGCTCGAACCAAAGCCAGCTCACGCGACCGTGGCGATCGAGCCGAGTGGCACGTCCAAAGCGTAAACGAATCCGTCCCGTTCATATGCGAGGCTTACCTGTCCGGTCAGTTGCTGACCGAGAGACCCCATCATCCGGGTGCCGAAACTCCGGCGTGTTGGCGGTTCGACCGGGGGACCGCCCCTTTCGGTCCAGACAAGGCGAAGCCTTTGCTTCGCCTCATCAATCGCCCACGAAATCTCGACGCGGCCTGTCGGGACCGACAGCGCGCCGAACTTGGTGGTGTTGGTGCACAGTTCGTTGAACGTCATCGCAAGCGCAATGACGGCAACGGAGGTAATCCGGATATCCGGTCCATTGAAGTGGAAGCGTCGGTCTCCCTGACTGTCGTAGGGCTCCGTTGCGCTACTCAGCGTGTGGGTGAGGCTCGCATCGGCCCAACTCACCTGCATCAAGAGATCATGGGCTCGCCCCAATGCGAGCAGCCTGCCCTCCATGGCCTTCTGTCCATGCTCGATACTCGGCGCTCCGCGGAAGCTCTGGGACGCGATCGCACTCACCATGGCAAGCGTGTTCTTGACGCGATGATGCAGCTCTCCGAGAATCAGCTTCTGCAACTTGTCGGCGGCGCTTCGCTGCTCGGCATCGATACCGGCCTGAACGATCATAGCCTGTGCGTCGATCTCGGCCTGTTCGAGCAGCAAGCGAAGGCTGTCGTTCTCGGCAGACAGGGAAGCCTCCTGCTCCGACCGGGAGGTGGGCGCAGCGGTCCGCGCGGCGTCAAATATCCTGCTTGGCGTCCAGTCGCCTGCCGTCGGAACGATCTGCAAAGCACCCGCGCCGACCATGGCCTGCAACTCGGTGATCATTTGCTCGACACCGAGCGGTTTACCGAAAAACCTGCTGTCCGCTGGCCGTTCCGCCTCGGACGGCTTCACTTGGCCGGACACCAGAATGATCTTGATCGAGGGCCAGCGCTCGTGCACCGCATGGGCGAGCTTGAGGCCATCGATGCTGCCGGGCATCTGAATGTCGGTCAGCAGCAGCGAGATGTCCGAGCGGGACTCCAGAACCGAGATTGCCTCGTCGGCATTGATCGCCTCTATGGGACAGAACCCGGCATCCTCCACGATGTCGACCGCACGCATCCGCAGGATCATCTCGTCCTCCACGACGAGGACGTTCGGCACCTGGATTGGATCTGTCGACATGGTGATCTCGCTCTCTCTCGGCGGGCCCGAGCGGTCTCGGCACCCGCGCAATGCTCTAGGCCGATTGCACTTGACCGACGTCCGCACCCATTGCTGCGCTTCTCGAGCGGAGAAGGCCAGCCAATTCGCCTGCGTCAGCGGTATCTCGTCTCGGCGCGACGGTCCGATCACGACCAGGCTGATTGGATGGAAGCACTGGAGGTTGGGCTGATCCCTCAGGCGAGCGGATTGACGGACGACCGATCTATCGCCGGGCAGTCACGAGGCGAGCTTCCTGGATCTTCGTTCCAGCACCGGCGCGTCGCAAGCAGGACGTGGTAAGGTCCGGCCAGACCTGTGCTGAGCAATCCGATGAAGCGGCTTGGATCGCGAGCCGGTCCCCTTTGGCCAGTGCCTGAAGCTCATCCGCCTGCACTTTTGGAGCAAAAGCCGGCAAAGCGATCACCGACGCTCCAAGGAGCACGAAAGCCGCGAGGGATGACAGAGATCCTACCATTTTGTTCTGCTGACTTTTTGTCGTCGACCCTGCCACGTCTGAGGATCCGACATGACAACAACCATAACGAGATATCGTTCCCCCTTCTCAACTCTGCCGTTTGGCCTTGCTCGTTCCTGTGGCTGCTGCGCCTCGGGTATCCTGCGGAGCGACGCGCGCTGATGCAACAGATCTGAACCATTGGCCCTGCTGATCGTCATCCCCCGTGGAGGACGACAGATGATGGAAGACCAATTGGCGCGCCAGGAGCAGATCGCTTCTCGTTTAGAGCAATCCAAGCGCCTGCTGCGGGCTGCGAAAAGCCCCACGACCACCCAGCGCATCGGGAAGCTGATCAGTGCCCTGGAGCGGGAGCAAGCGGAAGAAAGCGAAAAATAATCACCGCTCGCGGCCGCGAGCCCGCCCCGGATCAGGCTTGCGCCGGCATGGAGCGTCACGGCGTCAGCGGTAGCGGTGGGTCGCAGCTCCCACTCGCCGAACTGAAAGACCCGCCAGCTATCATCAGCACCGCCCCCGTTAACCCTGTCGGCAAATGATCCGCTGCAGGTCGGCAGCCGCCGGCAAAGTTGCCTTATTGGCGCGGAGAATTTTCCGCGGGGCTAACTTGGGTTAGAGGCGCGTGATGCTGAGAATGGCGCTGTTGGGCCTCCTCATCCTGTTGAGTGTGGGAATGCTGTCGGCCATGGAGCTGAGCGCCCCGCCGCGTCGCTCCGCCGCGATCGTCCAGCCGCCCGCCGAAAGCACAGGCATCTCTGCTACGCATGACGCGCTTGAGAAGGGGGATCGCCTCGAAGTCGCCGCCGTAAGCAGCGCGGTGCCGATGGCGCCAACTTCGGTCGGCACCCCCGTTGCTCCGCAGGACGTCCACGTCGGTTCGTCCGCGCCGGCGCCGATCGTCCGTCAGCGAAACAAGCCGAAGCCGGTTGCCACCGCCGAACGTCCCAAGCCCAAGCCAAAGCCAAAGCCAAAGCCAACAGCAGCTGTCGTCAAGCCGACAGCCAATGTTCAGCGTGCAAAGGCCGCCACCGAGAGCGAGTCCTGTCGGCTCAAGGCGTTCGGCGGCTTGCTAAAAGCGCTGAACTTGGCCCGCTGCGAAATCTGAGGACTCCGCGAGCAGCCGAGCCGGCCTGCTTGCTTCAAGAGGCAGTTACGGGCGACACGCATTGTCGCCATCTTTCCCTCGGCCAACGTCTCGCAAACTGTTCCGATCATCCCTAAATTGCCCGCATGAAGAAGATCGGATTCCTGTCCTTTGGGCACTGGACGCCCTCGCCGCAATCGCAGACCCGCTCCGCCGGCGACACGCTGCTGCAATCGATCGAGCTTGCGGTTGCGGCCGAGCAGCTCGGGGCCGACGGCGCCTATTTCCGCGTGCATCATTTCGCGCGGCAGCTCGCTTCGCCCTTTCCGCTGCTCGCGGCCGTCGGCGCCAGGACCAGCACGATCGAGATCGGCACGGCCGTGATCGACATGCGCTACGAGAACCCGCTCTACATGGTGGAGGACGCCGGCAGTGCCGACCTCATCGCCGGCGGGCGGCTGCAGCTCGGCATCAGCCGCGGCTCGCCCGAGCAGGTGATCGATGGCTGGCGCTATTTCGGATATCAGCCGGCCGAGGGCCAGAGCGATGCCGACATGGGCCGGCGGCACGCCGAAGTTTTCCTCGACCTCTTGCGCGGCGAAGGCTTCGCCGAGCCCAATCCGCGGCCGATGTTTCCCAATCCGCCGGGCCTCTTGCGCCTCGAGCCGCATGCGCAAGGCCTGCGCGAGCGGATCTGGTGGGGCGCCGGCTCGAATGCGACCGCCATGTGGGCGGCCAAGCTCGGCATGAATTTGCAGAGCTCGACGCTGAAGAACGACGAGACCGGTGAAGCCTTTCATGTGCAGCAGGCCGCACAAATCCGCACCTACCGTGCTGCATGGAAGGAAGCCGGCCACGCCCGCGAGCCCCGCGTGTCCGTCAGCCGCAGCATCTTCGCACTGATGAACGATCGCGACCGCGCCTATTTCGGCGGAGAGCGCGGCGGCGAGGACCAGATCGGCTTCATCGACCCGCAGACCCGCGCGATCTTCGGCCGCTCCTATGCAGGGGACCCTGACGTGCTGATCGAGCAGCTCAAGCAGGACGAAGCCATCGCCGAGGCCGATACGTTGCTGCTGACGATCCCGAACCAGCTCGGCGTCGATTACTGCGCGCAAGCGATCGAGGCGATCCTGAAGCACGTCGCGCCTGCGCTGGGGTGGCGTTAAGGCACTGCCGTGCGTTCAGCCTGTTCACGCGAGCCGCGCCCCGGGCCGCTTGCGGGAGGGCTTCTCGCAGGCCGAACTAGGGCGTGTACTCATGAACGTAAGCTCTCGAGGCTTAAGCGGAAGTCGCCCCGCTCGGTCGGCATCGCCTGCTTATGATCCGAACCGGACCTGCCCCCGTATTTGCATTGGCGAAGCCGCCTGGCAAAGCTAACGGCGCGGAGGCTCAGGTTGGCCGCTTGCTGAGTTCAAATTCAACCGCCGCGGCGTGCCTGCGAAGGCAAGCTGCGATCTCCTCGGTGCGTTCGGGCGAGCGCTGCCGCGTTGTTGGCGTTATGGTAAGAGCGCCACGAGCTAGGCCACCAGTAGACCGGATGGTCACGGATATGGGGCTTGCGCCAGGAATGAGGGATATCGCGCGACTTGCAAAGCCTTTCGATCGTGCCATTGCGACCTCCTGCAAGATCGCTTCCGTCGACAAATCGTAGCGAGAGAAACGCGATCGGTTCTTGACGAGCACTTCGCGCGCCGCGTCGGGTTGCATGCTGGATAGGATCGCAATTCCGGCATTGGTAACGCCAAGGGGGCGACGTTCACCGACATCCCAAGCGAGCGCCTGGATAGGGTAGCCTCCCAGTTGTCTTGCAACGCAGACCGTCTCAAGGCCCACACGGCGTGTGAAAAAGCCGGTGTCACCGAGTTCACTGACCGCGGCCCGCAGATGAGGGCTAACGATATCGAGGAGGGGATCGCGTATCCGCCGCGACAGCGCCAGCAATGGTACCTGCTCGCCGATCATATATCGCCGAGAGCCATGTCGCCTCTCGACCATGCCTTCAGCAATCAAGACGTTCAAGATGCGATGTGTCGTTGGGCGGGTTAGTTCCGCCTGTTTCGAAATTGGGGTGAGTCCCAGGCCTGTCTCGCGGGCCGTCGCCAGGATCCGCAACACAGCCACAGCTCTCTGAATACTTTGCGTGCCGCCAGGCTTATCGAGCAATGGGGCGCCGGTGGTATCGCGAGGGCCAGGAGACGTCATGGGATGCGCCTTCAAGAAACGATGTTGCTTCCCGGTGAGGTGCCGACGTTACTGTGGCACAGCTGCTCGTCAGTGTCCACGATGTGGAAACAATCTGCGCTTTTCCATTGCGTCGCGCCGGTTTGCGCCAAACTCTGGGCGAAGAACTCGGCGCGGGGTGCCATGAGCGTGCGTCCTGATCATTGGATGATTGCGCATCTCGCCGAAACCGAAACAAAACGTACAAGGGGGAAATGCCATGAACCGGCACGACTTGCTAAGTACATTTGCGGGAGTTGCGATTGGGCTGGTATCGCTCGGCGTCACAGTGGGAGCTGCCGCCAAAGCCGCCGAAGTCAGGCTCCTATCCGCCTCTGCCTTGCATCCCGCGATTGATGCCCTGATCCCGGAGTTTGAAAAATCCTCAGGGTACAAGGTGACGGTCGAGTACGGGACCGCCGGTGCTGTCGCGGAGGGCATTCTAAAGGGTGAGGCAGCCGACATCATCTTGAGTTCGGTTCAAGCAGTCGGTCGGCTTGAGACGCAAGGCAAGGTCGAGCCTGGGAACCGTATCGTTGTCGCAAAGGTCGGCGTTGGTGCGTTTGTGCGCAAGGGTGCCGCGAAGCCCGATATAAGTTCGGCCGACGCTTTCAAAAGCGCCATGCTGGCCGCAAGATCGATCGCTTATCCCGATCCGGCAGGCGGAGGTGCCAGTGGCATCTACGTGGCCAAATTGCTCGAACGAATGGGGATCGTCGCGGAAATGAAATCCAAGACCAGGCTGTCAACGCTTGAAACACTTTATGCAAGCGTGGCCAACGGCGAGGTCGAGATAGGCTTCAATCAAGTAAGCGAAATCCTGGCTCAGCCGACGGTTGAACTCATTGCCCCGTTGCCGCCGGATATACAGAATTACACCCAGTTCGCCCCCGGGATCATAACCGGCAGCAATCAGGCTGACGCCGCAAAAGCGTTGGTCGCATTCCTGTCCTCGCCTGCCGGCCGGGCCGTTTTGAAGGCTAAAGGCTTTGAATAGTGTCGCGCAGCGTGGAAAGATCCGCTCGGGTTGACGATTATCCGTCAACCTCGTTTCGTGCGCAGCAGTGGCTCGTCTCCTTGACGAATGATGGGGATCCTTCCGGGCGAAGCTAATCCGGTGTGCTGGACTTGAGCAGCGGCGATGCCACGAGCCCTGTACCCGTTGCCGAGATCATCATGCGCGATGGACAACCTAGTCAGACCGCTCAGGGTGCAGCTGCTTATCGTGCCATTCATCAAGACCTGGAGGGCGGAGCGATCTTCAAAGATCCGTTGGCGTCGAGGATATTGGACCAAGAGACAGCCGCTGCCCTAAAGGAGATCGCTGCAAATGACGCGATGCGGCCCTGGCGCCTATTTATCGCAGCGCGCAGCCGGTTTTCCGAGGACACGATGGGCAATTGCATCGCATCCGGCGTCCGACAGGTCGTCGTGCTGGGCGCAGGCCTGGATACCTTCTCGTTGCGAAATCCCTATGCTCATCTCGGCGTTCGCGCTTTCGAGGTCGACCATCCGTCGACACAAAATTGGAAACGCGACCGGATAAAAGCCGCCGGCCTCGCGGAGCCGCCGTCGCTTGTTTTCGCACCGGTAGATTTTGAACGAGAAAGCCTCGCGGAGGGGTTGGCAAGAGCCGGGTTTAAGCTGAATGAGCCGACATTTTTCCAGTGGCTTGGGGTAGTGCCCTATCTGACAAAGGATGCGGTCTCTTCCACATTGAGGTTTATTTCCGAGGTGCCGCGGGCCGCCGTGGTTTTCGACTACGCCGAACCATTCGAGAACTATCCTGTTGAACGCCGCGCTGGCGTCATGGCAACGGCAGAAAGGGCGGCGTCGAGAGGCGAACCCTGGCTCAGCTTTTTTGATCCAATCGAACTGCTGCAACTGCTGCGAAGCAAGGCGTTTGATGTGATCGAAGATCTAGGGCTTTCCGAAATCGCGGATCGGTACTACGGCGTCCTGAGGCGAAACATCGTGCTCGGGCCTGGTCCTCACATCGTGCGGGCGCACCGATAGGCCATTGCCCAAGCATAGCTCGGGACCAGTTTCGACTTCCGGTTCTGGCCCAACCCCGGACGGCGTCCCCGATTAATGAGTACCCGCCCAGCCAGCCGCATGGGCGGCGAAAGGAACCAGCGATCGATAGAGAGCGAATGACGAACCGGTGACAATTCGATGATGCCGCCACGCCAAGTGCCGGCGTGACGGGCTCACCGTCCCGTTCGCTCCGCCGAAGCGGAGCAACCCATCCGATGTCACCACAAGGCGGCGTTCGCGGCCTGCTGGTAGATCATCGCGGCAACGAGGGAGAGCAGCAGGCCTGCGCCTGCAAAAATCGCCAGCACCTTCAGAGTTTCGACGTCGACATTGGTTCGCGTCGCGCGGGATATTGCCCTTGCCAGTGCAGCCATCATCGCCAGCTCCGAACCGGGCCGCGCGGCAGGCGGGGCCTGCTTCATCTAACGTCATTGGCGGGGTTTGCGTGTGAAGCAGATTACAAGTGAGCTTGCGTTACGAAGGCGCGCCGCGGCTCGATCGCGAAAAAGGCTGCCACCGGCATGATGGTCGGTGCAACCTCGGCTACTTCAAAGCAGGCAGATGACGGGCCCCGGTTCTCCGTCACAGAACCGGGGCCCTTGACGCTCAATGCATATGGCCAATGAGATAGATGCCGCCGCCGACGACCAGGATGGCGGGCACGGCCCAGAGAATCAACACAGGCATTTTCCTCTCCTCCAATCGCTGCTCCCACCGATAAAAACAGGAAAAAGTGGCAAACGTTCCCTCGCCGGCGGAACGGGCAGGTAGATGGCGAGTTCATTGCAGCGCCGCACACAGCGGCGAGGGAGAATGCGATGAAGAAGTTCATACTGATATCGGCCGCCGCTTTGCTCGTGTCGACGAGCGCGATGGCCCAGACCACTGTCGTCACCACGACCGGCGCCGGCCATGGCGCTGCGGTGCAGATCGAGCCGGAATATCGCACCAAGATCCGCTCTTACGTCACCGAGCACAAGATCCGGCCCGTCGAAACGCGCGAGAAGATCGTGATCGGCTCGCCGGTGCCCCGCGACGTCGAGCTCGCGACCGTTCCGAGCGACTGGGGTCCATCGCTCACCAAGTATCGCTACGTCTATTCGGGCAGCCACGTGATGCTGGTCGATCCCGAGACCCGCATGGTCGTCCAGGAGGTCGACTAACGCCCCGCGCGGCGGGCCGTGGAGGAGCGGCCCGCCGCGTCATCGCACCTTGTTCATTCCCCCCGCGGTCTTCCCTGATGCCCATTGTTCGATACTTTCTGTTTGCAGGCGCATTCGTCGTCGCGCTGCTGTTCGCACTCGATCGCGCTCTGCCACCGCTCGCCGAGAGTTC from Bradyrhizobium sp. CCBAU 53351 includes the following:
- a CDS encoding YgiQ family radical SAM protein, with translation MDTQIITAAKPLMAHAQKRKPAPFLPMSRAEMDALGWDACDIVLVTGDAYVDHPSFGMAIIGRLLEAQGFRVGIISQPDWHSAEPFKALGKPKVFFGVTGGNMDSMVNRYTADRRIRSDDAYTAGGEGGKRPDRCTVVYAQRCREAFKDVPIVLGGIEASLRRIAHYDYWSDKVRRSVLADAKADLLLYGNAERAVVEVAQRLAAGEAPRALDDIRGVALFRKVPEDYTELLADDLDSADEGATRQKGATVIRLPALEQVEQDKEAYARASRVLHRESNPGNARPLVQRHGDRDLWLNPPPIPLSSEEMDAVYDLPYARAPHPSYGDAKIPAWDMIKFSVTIMRGCFGGCTFCSITEHEGRIIQNRSEGSILREIEKIRDKTPGFTGVISDIGGPTANMYRMACKDPKVEAACRRPSCVFPEICPNLNTSHDDLIRLYRKVRETKGIKKVMVASGVRYDLAVESPEYIKELVTHHVGGYLKIAPEHTERGPLDKMMKPGIGAYNKFKRMFDEAAERAGKKYYLIPYFIAAHPGTTDEDMMNLALWLKKNRYRADQVQTFLPSPMATATAMYHTGVNPLRGVRHGGSDKVEAIKGLRQRRLHKAFLRYHDPDNWPVLREALIEMGRRDLIGSQPHQLVPAHQPPGTGKAAGTRRPVRSGDKAQRFTTKGLRVMK
- a CDS encoding DUF718 domain-containing protein translates to MQVYNVVKFRVKQGEEAAFLDAHRNGKAKWPGLEHGVIIKTGEQTFCLIGTWSSQDAMIAARPAMIKTLDSFRSVLEDQGNGRGVTDAVSGEVVLAL
- a CDS encoding Rrf2 family transcriptional regulator, coding for MKRDSRLSGVLHVLLHMTQHPGPFTSETLAKAMDTNPVVIRRIMAGLRDLGYVHSEKGHGGGWTLACDLSKVTLRDVYAALGSPALLAMGNRTEAPGCLVEKAVNAALDQAFADAEALLLSRLGEVTLAMLSEDFRKRLGSRKLQGISAHHA
- a CDS encoding class I SAM-dependent methyltransferase; protein product: MTSIQDMFSDPQAVTTYTEGPPRFVPGYNSMLSMATILLAERAREDARILVLGAGGGLELKTFAQAQPAWRFDGVDPSAAMLALARKTLGPLASRAHLHQGYIDDAPQGPFDGASCLLTLHFVDVTERRRIASEIRRRLKPGAPFVVAHLSAPDGEEERPRWLSRYSAFLAFSGVEPDKAAAARDAVTNHLDILTPAQDEAVLRDAGFAEPTLFYTGFTFRGWVAYA
- a CDS encoding sensor histidine kinase encodes the protein MSTDPIQVPNVLVVEDEMILRMRAVDIVEDAGFCPIEAINADEAISVLESRSDISLLLTDIQMPGSIDGLKLAHAVHERWPSIKIILVSGQVKPSEAERPADSRFFGKPLGVEQMITELQAMVGAGALQIVPTAGDWTPSRIFDAARTAAPTSRSEQEASLSAENDSLRLLLEQAEIDAQAMIVQAGIDAEQRSAADKLQKLILGELHHRVKNTLAMVSAIASQSFRGAPSIEHGQKAMEGRLLALGRAHDLLMQVSWADASLTHTLSSATEPYDSQGDRRFHFNGPDIRITSVAVIALAMTFNELCTNTTKFGALSVPTGRVEISWAIDEAKQRLRLVWTERGGPPVEPPTRRSFGTRMMGSLGQQLTGQVSLAYERDGFVYALDVPLGSIATVA
- a CDS encoding LLM class flavin-dependent oxidoreductase — encoded protein: MKKIGFLSFGHWTPSPQSQTRSAGDTLLQSIELAVAAEQLGADGAYFRVHHFARQLASPFPLLAAVGARTSTIEIGTAVIDMRYENPLYMVEDAGSADLIAGGRLQLGISRGSPEQVIDGWRYFGYQPAEGQSDADMGRRHAEVFLDLLRGEGFAEPNPRPMFPNPPGLLRLEPHAQGLRERIWWGAGSNATAMWAAKLGMNLQSSTLKNDETGEAFHVQQAAQIRTYRAAWKEAGHAREPRVSVSRSIFALMNDRDRAYFGGERGGEDQIGFIDPQTRAIFGRSYAGDPDVLIEQLKQDEAIAEADTLLLTIPNQLGVDYCAQAIEAILKHVAPALGWR
- a CDS encoding IclR family transcriptional regulator gives rise to the protein MNVLIAEGMVERRHGSRRYMIGEQVPLLALSRRIRDPLLDIVSPHLRAAVSELGDTGFFTRRVGLETVCVARQLGGYPIQALAWDVGERRPLGVTNAGIAILSSMQPDAAREVLVKNRSRFSRYDLSTEAILQEVAMARSKGFASRAISLIPGASPISVTIRSTGGLARGALTITPTTRQRSPERTEEIAACLRRHAAAVEFELSKRPT
- the modA gene encoding molybdate ABC transporter substrate-binding protein, producing MNRHDLLSTFAGVAIGLVSLGVTVGAAAKAAEVRLLSASALHPAIDALIPEFEKSSGYKVTVEYGTAGAVAEGILKGEAADIILSSVQAVGRLETQGKVEPGNRIVVAKVGVGAFVRKGAAKPDISSADAFKSAMLAARSIAYPDPAGGGASGIYVAKLLERMGIVAEMKSKTRLSTLETLYASVANGEVEIGFNQVSEILAQPTVELIAPLPPDIQNYTQFAPGIITGSNQADAAKALVAFLSSPAGRAVLKAKGFE
- a CDS encoding class I SAM-dependent methyltransferase; amino-acid sequence: MSSGDATSPVPVAEIIMRDGQPSQTAQGAAAYRAIHQDLEGGAIFKDPLASRILDQETAAALKEIAANDAMRPWRLFIAARSRFSEDTMGNCIASGVRQVVVLGAGLDTFSLRNPYAHLGVRAFEVDHPSTQNWKRDRIKAAGLAEPPSLVFAPVDFERESLAEGLARAGFKLNEPTFFQWLGVVPYLTKDAVSSTLRFISEVPRAAVVFDYAEPFENYPVERRAGVMATAERAASRGEPWLSFFDPIELLQLLRSKAFDVIEDLGLSEIADRYYGVLRRNIVLGPGPHIVRAHR
- a CDS encoding DUF1236 domain-containing protein is translated as MKKFILISAAALLVSTSAMAQTTVVTTTGAGHGAAVQIEPEYRTKIRSYVTEHKIRPVETREKIVIGSPVPRDVELATVPSDWGPSLTKYRYVYSGSHVMLVDPETRMVVQEVD